ACCGGATACTTGATTTTGGCAGCCAGTTTCTTGCCTTGCTCCGCAGATTCCAGCAGACCCTCAGAACCCGGAATAGTAGGCACACCGGCTTTCTTCATGTACTCCTTGGCCGAAGACTTGTCACCCATGGAGTTGATCATCTCTGGGCTGGCGCCAATGAACTTGATGCCGTTTTCAGCGCAGATTCTGGAAAAATCAGCGTTTTCAGAAAGGAAGCCGTAGCCTGGGTGAATGGCGTCTGCGTTGGTAATCTCTGCAGCGGCAATCAGGTTAGGGATGTTCAGATACGACTGAGAGCTGGGTGCAGGTCCAATACATACCGCCTCATCCGCGAAGCGTACGTGCAGGCTTTCTTTGTCGGCGGTAGAATACACGGCTACCGTCTTTATTCCCATTTCTTTGCACGTCCGGATTACCCTTAGCGCTATTTCGCCACGGTTGGCAATTAGTATTTTTTTGAACATGTGGTTAATGTGCTAATGTGTAAATGTGCTGATGTGCTAATGATTCACAAAAATAATGTGCTGATAAGCCAATTATGGAGAGGTGGGAAACATAAGAATAAACTTAAAGGAAACCCGCCGTACCAAAATCAGCACATCAGCACATTAAAGAATTAGCAAATTAGCTAGGATCTACCAGGAACAACGGCTGATCATACTCTACCGGTGAGGAGTTGTCTACCAACACCTTCACAATTTTACCAGAAACCTCAGACTCAATCTCATTGAAGAGCTTCATGGCTTCAATGATGCAGATCACCTGGCCTTTTTTCACCTCATCGCCTACGTTCACAAACGCCGGCGACTCTGGGTTGGCAGAGCGGTACAGGGTACCAATCATTGGGGCTTTGATGGTCACGTATTTGCTGCTTTCATCAGCGGCCGGGGCGGCTGGGGCAGCAGGAGCGGCCGCTACTGGAAGCGGGGCTGGCGCAGAATGGTGCGCTGGGGCCGGGGCCGACTGCTGCTGAGAAGACTCAGACACATACTTGGTTTTCTGGGTGGCTTCGCGCTGCACAGAGATCTTGAATTCTTCAGTCTCAATGTCAACTTTGTTCAGGCCTGATTTCGCAATGAAATCAATCAGATCTTGGATTTCCTTAGCTTTCATAGTTCTATTTTACTCGTTCGGCGTAAGTGTAGGTACGCGTGTCTACCTTTATTTTCTCGTCTTGGCCAATGAAGAGAGGCACAGAAATAGTGGCCCCTGTTTCTACCGTGGCTGGTTTAGAGGCATTGGTGGCGGTGTCACCTTTAATGCCGGGTTCTGTATACGTAATGGTAAGCTCTACATACGTAGGAAGTTCAGCCGTTAACGGGGTTTCCGTCTCAGCATGGAACAAGATAGTCACTTCCTGGCCTTCTTTCATCAAGTCAGCAAACGGGACCATTCTCTCTTCCAGGGTTACCTGCTCAAAGGTGTTGCTGTCCATGAAGTTATAGCCGTAGTCATCTTTGAAGATAAACTGGTGCGGACGCTGCTCCACCCGGGCCGTAGTCACTTTTACACCGGCGGTGAAGGTATTGTCTACTACTTTGCCGGTTTTGATGTTCTTAAGTTTAGTGCGGACGAAGGCGGGGCCTTTACCTGGTTTCACGTGCTGAAACTCAGTAATGATCCAAAGGTCGCCGTTAAATTCAATGCAAAGCCCGTTGCGGAAATCAGCGGTAGTTGCCATAGCTTTGTGTGTGTTTCGGTTTAAAATGTCTGTCGGGTTTTTCCCAATTTGACATAAAAAAATTCGGCCAAAGATAGCCGAATTTTTTTATTGATTTCAGAAATATACCTTAAAAACAAGGTGATTACTTAGGGTCATAGGCCCATTTGAGGTACATGGCACCCCAAGTAAAGCCCCCGCCAAATGCGGCCAAGATCACGTTGTCTCCTTTTTTCAATTGGTTTTCATACTCCCAGAGGCACAACGGAATGGTTCCGGAGGTGGTGTTGCCGTATTTCTGGATGTTGATCATCACTTTCTCCGGGCCCACGCCCACGCGGTTGGCAGTGGCGTCAATAATGCGTTTGTTGGCCTGGTGGGGCACCAGCCAGGCAATGTCCTCAGAGGTAAGGTGGTTGCGCTCCATTACTTCGGCGGCCACGTCGGCCATACCTTTCACGGCAAACTTGAATACCTGCTGGCCTTCCTGGAACGCATAGTGCTCACGTCTGGCCAACGTCTCTGCGGTGGCCGGTCTGCGGCTTCCTCCGGCCTTCATGTGCAGGAACTGGGCACCGGTACCGTCAGATTTCAGGATGCTGTCCTGTACGCCTAAACCCTCTGTGTTGGGCTCCAGCATGACGGCGCCGCCGCCGTCCCCGAAGATAATGCAGGTAGCCCGGTCTGTGTAGTCTACAATGGCAGACATCTTATCAGCGCCCACCACAATCACTTTCTTGTACTTGCCGGTCTCAATAAACTGGGCGCCGGTTGCCAGCGCGAACAGGAAACCAGAGCAGGCGGCTTGCAGGTCATACCCAAAGGCATTTACCGCGCCAACCTCGGCACAGATAATGTTGGCCGTGGCCGGGAACACGAAGTCTGGGGTGGTGGTGGCGCAGATAAGCAGTTCTACTTCCTCTGGCCGGGTGTTGGTTTTTTTAAGCAGGTCCAGAACGGCCGGAATGGCAATGGCCGAGGTGCCCTGGTCTTCACCCTTGAGAATGCGTCTTTCCTTGATGCCCGTGCGGCTGACAATCCATTCGTCATTGGTCTCTACCATGGTCTCCAACTCTTTGTTGGTCATGATATACTCGGGGGCATATCCGCTCACTCCGGTGATCGCGGCGGTAATTTTGCTCATATCGTTAAGAAGGAATGTCTGGTGAAGGGCCGCGCCATTACGCGCTGAAGTATTTTCTCAGTTTATCTGCCATGTGGGTCTCTGCCATTTTATTGGCCAGGTGCAGCATGTTACAGATAGCAGTAGGGCTAGATACGCCGTGTCCAATGACAGCATTGCCATTAACTCCCAAAATTGGGCTGCCGCCTACCGCCTCATAATTGAAACGGTCAAAGAAAGGATCCGTGATTTTTTTCTCATGGAGGATGTCATAGATTGACTCCGCCAGTTTTAAGACAACGTTACCGGTAAATCCGTCACATACAATCACGTCGGCCTTGTCATTGAACAGGTCGCGTCCTTCTATGTTCCCGATAAAGTTGATGCCTTTGTTTTCTTTGAGGAGTTTGTAGGCGGGTTGGGTCACCATGGTGCCTTTGCCTTCTTCCTCGCCCAGGTTCATGAGACCCACTTTGGGGTTCTTGATGTCTAGCAGGTATTGTGCGCAGATTGAGCCAATCTCGCCAAACTGTTCCAGAATCTCTGGCTTGCAGTCTGCAATGGCGCCTACGTCCAGCATAATGGCCATGCCGCCCGAAACCTTGGGTACAAAGCTGGCCAGGGCTGGCCGAAGGATACCCTCTACCTGTTTCACGCTGAAGACAGCGCCTACCAGCATGGCCCCGGTGTTACCGGCACTGCAGAAGGCGTCTACCTTTTTGGTGGCCAGCATGCCGTAACCTACCGCAATGCTGGAATCTGGTTTCTGGGTAAGGGCTTTAGTAGGGTGTTCACCCATCCCAATCACTTGAGATGCGTGAACAACCTTTACTCTGGAACCGGTATAACCGTGCTTTTGAAGAAGGGAATGGATTTGGTCTTCATCTCCTATAAGGAAAATCTCCACCTCATCCGTCAAAGTCTTAGTCGCCAAAAGTGCGCCTTCTACAACTGCGTCGGGGGCGAAGTCGCCGCCCATTGCATCCAGAGCTATTTTCATGTAAAGCGTATTACGTAAATTATCCTACAAGTAACTAAAATAAAGCCTGACTGAGCAAGCTTTATTAGGCAACAGAGGTATAATTTTTGATGGCCACTTTACCCTTGTGGTATAAATCGCCGTCTACCACGTAAGCTCTGTGGTATTGGTGCACCTCACCGGTGTTAGGGCAGATAGAAATCGCCTTAGGAGTAATTTTGTCGTGCGTTCTTCTCTTATCTCTTCTGGTTTTGGAGATTTTTCGCTTTGGATGTGCCATCTCAGGTAATTATTACAAAATTGGTTTAGAAACTTATTTTAACTTTTTAAGGGCGGCAAATCGGGGGTCCACCGGACCGTCCTCATCATCGTCCTCTTCTTCATCGGCTGCGCCGGTAGAGTAAATCAAAAGGCCTTCTGCCTCTGGGTTGTCCTCTAGTTGCTGGTCTTCCTCCACAAACCGGGGGTGCAGCTTTTTCATGGGCAGTGCCAGGCCTATGTAATCATACAGGTGCTGGGCAATGTTGATGTACTGCGTCTCCGGTACTATCTGCAGCACGTTCACGTCCAGTTCCTGGTCTTCAGGGCCGTAGCGCACGAGCAGCGTCTGTTCCACTTCCAGGGGGTGCTCAAATTCCTCTAAGCTCCGGTCACAGGTCAGACGGACCGTTCCTGTGATATGGAAGTAAAGCTGCAAAAGAAGCTCAGACTTGTGCAGCTCTACCACCGCTTTCAAGTTGCCGCCCAGGACCAGGTCCTGCTCAAACAACTCAAAGAAGCGGTCATCCAACTCAAACTCATAGCTGTGGCTCTTGTTGCCAAGCTTCACGAGGTTGATATCGTATTTCTTAATCTCCTTCACGTTGCCTCTTTTTTTGCAAGTCGCAAAATTAGCAAGAATATTCGGTAAATAAAATACAAATGCCCTTTTTTGCGCCCGCCGGTGAATACCTGTTTTGGGTATGTTTTGGCAGAAACAGTGCAAAAACAGTAGTGGTTCATTTACAGCAGAATACCTTATATAAATGAATTCTCTACTTTAAAATACAAAATGCGTTTTAGGCCCCTTTTTCTGAAAACAAGCCTAAAACGCATTTCTATATGCCAACGCTTGGCAGGGTGTTACCCTTCGGCGCGGGCCTTGAGAATATCTACCGCCGCAAACAGCGCCTCTCTGAAAGAGGTCTCATCTGCCTTATTCTGCCCGGCAATGTCATACGCGGTGCCGTGGTCTGGCGAGGTGCGCACAATGGGCAGGCCCGCGGTAAAGTTTACGCCGCGCTCAAAGGCAATGGTCTTAAACGGAATCAGCCCCTGGTCATGGTACAGCGCCAGGGTGGCGTCAAACTTGAGGTAACTCCGGGTGCCAAAGAAACCATCGGCGGGGAAGGGGCCAAACACCAGGTTGCCCTTGTTCTTGAGCTGCTCAATCACGGGCAGCACAATCTCGGTCTCCTCGGTGCCCAGCAACCCGTTCTCGCCGGCGTGTGGGTTGAGGCCCAAAACGGCAATCTTAGGTTTCTGAATCCCGAAGTCCTTACGCAGGGAAGCGTCCAGAATGGCCAGCTTCCGCATCAGTAATTCAGCGGTCAGGACATTGGCTACTTCTTTGAGCGGCAGGTGACCGGTAACAGTGGCTACCCTAAAACCTTCGGCCACCAGAAACATGAGGCTTTCCGGCGCATCAAAAAACGTGGTGAAGAACTCGGTATGGCCCGGGAACTGGAAGCCTTCGCCCTGGGTGTTGTCTTTGTCAATGGGGGCCGTCACTACCGCCTGTATGTGTCCGTCTTTCAGGTCTTGGGCGGCACGCAATAAAGCAGTACGGGCCAGGGTGCCAGTGGCGGGGGTAGGGCTGCCAGGGGTAAATTCGATCTCTTCCTCCAGGCAGTTGATCACGTTCACCTTCTTGGGGTGCACCTGGTCAAAGGCCGTTATTTGCTGAAAACTGAAGTTTTCCAGGTCCAAGAGCTTGCGGTACTTGTTCACCACTGAGGCCATACCATAGATCACCGGCGTGCAGTAATGCAGCACCCGGCTGTCCGCTAAGGTTTTCAAAACTACCTCCGGACCAATGCCGGCAATGTCTCCAATGGTGATTCCTATGCGGGGCTTTGTCTTTTGCTCCATGGCTTACGCGGTAGCTTGTGAAGAGAGGAAATGGTACAGCAGGCGTACGCTGCTGCCGGTGGCGTGCTTACCGCGGTAAGAGTCTGGGCTCAACAGGTAGGCCGTACCGGCGATGTCCAGGTGCATCCAGGGATAATTGGTGAAGAACTCCAGGAACTTGCCCGCCGAAATGGCGCCCGCCTCGGCTCCGCCAATGTTCTTCAGGTCCGCGATCTCAGATTTCAGGTGCTCCTGGTACTCATCCCACAGCGGGAACTCCACCAGGCGCTCGTGCGCCAACTCGCCGGCCAGTTTCAGGTCGGTTTTCAACATGTCATCGGCGGTACCCATCATGGCAATGCCTTCGCGGCCAATGGCGCGGGCGGCAGCCCCGGTGAGGGTGGCAATGTCAATGACCAAGGCCGGGTTGTAGCGTTTGGCAAAATGCAGGGCGTCGGCCAGAATCAGGCGGCCCTCCGCGTCGGTGTTCAGCACTTCCACGGTGTGGCCGCTGTGCATGGTAATCACATCGCCGGGGGCGAAGCCTTTACCGCTGATCAGGTTGTCGGTGGCTGGGATCAACCCGATGACGTGCAGGGGAATATTATTCTTAGCCAGGGCGTACAGGGTACCGGCCACGGCGGCCGCGCCCGACATGTCTGACTTCATGAAATCCATGGAGTTGGGGGTGGGCTTGATGCTCAGTCCGCCGGTATCATACACCACGCCTTTGCCTACCAGCACCACCGGTTGGGAGTTGGCCGGTTTCTCGGGCTTCCATTCCAGGATATTAAAGGTAGGGGCTTCATCTGAGGCCTGGTTCACGGCCAGCAGGCCGCCCATCTTCAACGACTGTATCTGCACAAGGTCCAGCACCTCCAGCTTCACGCCGGTGCCTTCCAGCAACTCGCCTAACTGCTCGCTCAGCATCACGGCGGTCTGCATGTTGTGCGGGGTATTGATGAGGTCGCGGGTGTGGCAAACGGCGTCCAGCAGGTTCCCAAGTTCGGTAACCTGCGTTTGGGAGATGCCAGCCCCAGTGATGCTCACGGTCTTTAACCCGGGAGGCGTGGCTTTCTCGGTCTTATAGCGCTGAAACGAGTAGTTGGTCAAAATCAGGCCTTCGGCTACGTAAAGGGCAGATTCTCCGTCGGCTCCGTCAAGCAGCACCACGTGGTCCACCTTGTCAGCAGCCAGGCGCTGGTGCAGGGCGTTGCCTGCCTTGCGGAGCGCTTCCTGGGTTTGGGTTTCCTTGCGCTGCGGCTCGGTGGCCACTACATACAGTTGGTGCGTGAATTTATTGATGGTGACCAGGGTGCTTTTCAGGTCCAGTTGGCGGGTGATATATTCCTGCTCCTCTAAGGAGAAAAGCTCCCCGGGAATTTGCTCGCGGCCCGCCACCAACACGGCGGTGCTGGTATTTGCGGGTAATGTTGCAGCGTAGGTCAGTTCAGTGCGCATAAGATGTGTATCTTTGAGCTGCAATATAGCCTTAACAAACGGAAAACCGAAAACCAGTGAAGCCCGTCCAGCCCAAGAAACACCTGGGTCAGCATTTCCTGACTGACCTCAATATTGCCCAGCAGATTGTGGATGCTCTGCGCCTGCCCAACGGCGTGCAGGACGTGCTGGAGGTGGGCCCCGGCATGGGCGTGCTTACCCAGTATCTGGTGCAGCACCCTGAGTACAAGACCACTATCGTGGACATTGACCGCGAGTCCATTGCCTGGCTCAACGAGCATTTTCCGCAACTGGAAGGCCGCGTGCTTTTAGCCGATTTTCTGAAAACCGACCTTAAAACGCTTTTTGCCGGTCCGTTTGCCGTGATAGGGAATTTTCCGTACAATATATCCAGCCAGATTTTGTTCAAGGTACTGGACCACCGCGACCAGGTGCCCGAGGTGGTGGGCATGCTTCAGAAAGAAGTTGCAGAACGCATTGCCGCCCCCCACGGCTCTAAAACCTACGGCATCATGAGCGTGCTCCTGCAGGCGTTTTACACCATAGAATACCTGTTCACGGTGCATGAGCACGTGTTCAACCCACCGCCTAAGGTAAAGTCTGCGGTTATCAGGCTCACCCGAAATGAAGTAACAACCTTACCTTGTGATGAGAAGCTGTTTTTTAGAGTAGTGAAGACTAGTTTTGCCACCCGCCGTAAAACCCTCCGGAACTGCCTCAAGCCGTTTAACCTACCGGTAGAGGTAACCCAGGACGTATTGTTTGACAAGCGGGCCGAGCAGCTTTCAGTGAATGATTTTATTAACCTGACCCTTCTGATCCAGCAGCATGCAGTCTGAAATCACCCGTGAGTTCATTGACCAGATAGAGGACGCCATTGAGCGCCGCGACACGGAGTTTATCCTCTCCAACATGGAGGAGATGTACGCCGTGGACATCACCACCGTTTTGTACGAGCTCAACACCGAACAAAGCAAATACGTGATGGATGTGTTGCCCTCAGACGTGGGCGCCCAGATCCTGAGCGACCTAGACTCTGACGTACGCACCAATTTCCTGAAGAACTTCACCACCGAGGAGATTGCCCGCTATATAAATGAGATGGACTCTGATGACGCCGTGGATTTGCTCAATGAGCAGCCCGTACAGCGCAAAGAGGAGATCATCGCCCTGCTGGAGGACCAGGAACACGTCGCCGACATTATTGACCTGCTGCACTATGACGAGGACTGCGCCGGCGGTCTCATGGCCAAGGAGTTGATCAAGGTGAACATCAATTGGCGGGTAGGGCAGTGCATTGAGGAGATAAGGCGGCAGGCCGAGGACGTGGAGAAAGTCTATGCCATTTACGTGGTAGATGACCGTGACAAGTTGGTGGGCCGCCTGGGCATGAAGACCCTTATCCTCACCAATGACAACACGCCTATCTCTGAGGTCTATGAACCAGACGTGATCTCCATAGAGTCTTACAAAGACGAGCAGGAAGTGGCCACCGTCATGCAGAAATATGACCTGGACGCCATTCCCGTGGTCAACATCCAGGGGCGTCTGTTGGGCCGTATCACCATTGATGACGTCATTGACGTGATTCAGGAGCAGGCCGAACTGAGCCGCCAGTTGATGACCGGTATCACCGAGAACATTGAGGAAGACGACAGCGTGTTTCGTCTCTCCAGGGCCCGGTTGCCCTGGCTGATGGTAGGCATGGTGGGTGGTTTGTTGGGGGCCCGTTTCATTGGGCTGTTTGAGGGTGATATCGCTATTATTCCGGCCCTGGCTATGTTTACCCCGCTAATCACCGCTACCGGCGGAAACGTGGGCATTCAGTCTTCGTCCATCATCATCCAAACCCTGGCTAACAAAACCATCATGTTTGACAATTTCACCTCCCGGATTATCAAAGTCCTGCTGGTGGCCATTATCAACGGGTTAGTGATGTCTGGCTTAGTCTTGGGTTTCAATGTGCTGTTTGGCGTAGAATTGACCTTGTCTATTGTGGTGGCCGTGGCTTTATTTAGTGTGGTGCTGCTGTCTTCTTTTATGGGAACGGTCACGCCCATGATCCTGGATAAATACGGGGTCAACCCGGCCGTGGCCGCGGGCCCGTTTATCACCACCGCCAATGACCTTCTGGGGCTTGGGGTGTATTTTATGGTGGCCCACATGCTCTTAACCCTTTAATCACGAGGCCCGGCTTTTGGCCGCTGGACCATTTTGCTTATGCCTACACTACCTGTTTCCCCCTTCCGTTGCCTGGTGGTTGACCTCATGCACGAGAGCCTTATGCCTATGCTCCAGGCAATGGGGGTAGAGGTGACCTATGTGCCCGACATCAAGAAGGAGGAGGTGCCTGCGTTATTGCCCCAATACCACATGCTGGTGGTGCGCAGCAAGATGCGCATCACCGCAGAGCTGCTGACCCACGCCCCTAACCTGCAGGTGCTGGCCCGGGCCGGGGCCGGCGTAGACAACATTGACGATGGCGTTTTGGAGGCCCGCAACATTACCTTGATCAACGCCCCCGAAGGCAACCGCGACGCCGTGGGCGAGCACACACTGGGGCTACTGTTGACCTTGTTCCGGAAGATCAACCAGGGGGACCGCCAGATACGGGAAGGCCAATGGCTGCGCGAGGATAATAGGGGCGAAGAGTTAGGCGGGAAGACGGTGGGGTTGATTGGTTACGGCCACATGGGCAAAGCCTTTGCCAGGCGACTGATGGGGTTTGACTGCGAGGTGTTGGCCTATGACCGCCAGCCGGTAGAGAACCCTTTCGCGCACGTGCGCCTTACCTCCCTGGAAGAAATCCAGGAAAAAGCCCAGGTGCTGAGCCTGCATATTCCCTATACAAAGGAGAACCACCATTTTGTAGACGCTAGGTTGCTGGCTAGCTTTGCACACCCCCTCTGGCTCTTAAACACCGCCCGCGGCGAAGTCCTGGACCATGAGGCCCTGGTAGAGGCCATGAAAACCGGCCATGTGCTGGGAGCTGCCCTGGACGTGCTTGAAAATGAAAAGCTGAAAGCGCTCACGCCACCCCAACAAGAAAGACTGGACTACCTCCTGCAACATCCCCGTGTGATCCTTACCCCCCACATTGCCGGCTGGACCCACGAGTCTTATGTGAGGATAAATGAGGTGCTGGTGCAGAAACTGCAAGCGTATTTGGCTTCTCAAGAGAAGTAATCTATTTAGGGGCTGTTTTTAAGAAAACGCCTCTAAAACAGAAAAAGGAGGTCCGATGAAATTTAACCTTTCGCCGGACCTCCTTTTCTTTTAAATAACGAGCAATCTTACCGCTGCGGATTAAAGGTGATGGTGGAATAACCAATAATTAAATCTGCCCGGGTTCCCGGCGGACGGTAATAGACCAGCACGTCATACACGTTCTCCGTCCCAAAATGGCTGCCTTCAAAATATCGGGCATCGGCCTGGCCGCTGGCGCCTTTCACCGCAAAGTAATAGTTGTAGTACCCTTGCTTTAACAGGGCAGTTCCGGTGTAGAGTTGTTTCTCAGGATCATAAGTGAGCTTGAACAGTTCCTGCAATTGCCAGTCAGAGAGGCCACCAAAGACATAGACCGGGCCAGGCGCGGGTTCAGGGGAGAAAAGCTGGAAGGTGACCTGCTGGTAATCGGCGTTGAGGGGGGCGTTGCCGTACTCTCGGCTCCCGAAGAGGAACTTGCCGTTGGCGTCAGGTTGGGTGCTGTACACCTGCTGCGCGCGGCTTTTGCCAGTAAGGGCGTAGACTCGGTCAGGGGAAGTGGAATTGTCGCGGCGTTCCACGCCGATGCCGCTGAAGCGCTCGCTTCGGGTATCTAGGGCCCGGAACTCATTCAGCCCAAAGAACGTCTGCTCTGGTTCAAACAATTGGTACTCCAGACGGCGCTGGGCTTCTTGGATGTAAGTGGGCCGGTTGAAGTACTTGGCGTTGTCCCAGCGATGGTTCTGGCGCAAAACCACCTTGATTTCCTGCGCAGGGTTTACCAGAGGGTAGCTGGCGTAAAATACATTGAAGTCCAGTTGCTGGCGGGCGTTGCGGTCCCCGGCACCGGGCGTGGCCACCGGCCGAAGGGCCACGTTCACCTGTTCCTCAAACACCACAAACCGTCGGCTTAGCAAGCGATTGCCGCCTTCCTCGGTCACTTCCAGCAGATAGTTGCCACTTAGCTTCACGCGCGGCACCTGGAACCGGTAATGCCAGTAAGGCACCTTGGTCCCCGCCGAGGGCTCTACTTCCATGATAAAGAATTCATTGTAATCCTGCACAAACTGCAGGGGCTGCAGCTGCGACGGTCGCCAGTTGATATCACAGTGCTGCAACTTGACCAACGCCCTTGCCCTCGGCGCCGACATCCGGTCAAACTCCAGAATTAATGGGCTGGATTGCTCCAAAGACACTACCGGCGGCGCCAGCACATCTCCCACGCTATAACTTCTGGAATAAAGCTGCACCGAC
This Rufibacter radiotolerans DNA region includes the following protein-coding sequences:
- the mgtE gene encoding magnesium transporter, yielding MQSEITREFIDQIEDAIERRDTEFILSNMEEMYAVDITTVLYELNTEQSKYVMDVLPSDVGAQILSDLDSDVRTNFLKNFTTEEIARYINEMDSDDAVDLLNEQPVQRKEEIIALLEDQEHVADIIDLLHYDEDCAGGLMAKELIKVNINWRVGQCIEEIRRQAEDVEKVYAIYVVDDRDKLVGRLGMKTLILTNDNTPISEVYEPDVISIESYKDEQEVATVMQKYDLDAIPVVNIQGRLLGRITIDDVIDVIQEQAELSRQLMTGITENIEEDDSVFRLSRARLPWLMVGMVGGLLGARFIGLFEGDIAIIPALAMFTPLITATGGNVGIQSSSIIIQTLANKTIMFDNFTSRIIKVLLVAIINGLVMSGLVLGFNVLFGVELTLSIVVAVALFSVVLLSSFMGTVTPMILDKYGVNPAVAAGPFITTANDLLGLGVYFMVAHMLLTL
- the pdxA gene encoding 4-hydroxythreonine-4-phosphate dehydrogenase PdxA, encoding MEQKTKPRIGITIGDIAGIGPEVVLKTLADSRVLHYCTPVIYGMASVVNKYRKLLDLENFSFQQITAFDQVHPKKVNVINCLEEEIEFTPGSPTPATGTLARTALLRAAQDLKDGHIQAVVTAPIDKDNTQGEGFQFPGHTEFFTTFFDAPESLMFLVAEGFRVATVTGHLPLKEVANVLTAELLMRKLAILDASLRKDFGIQKPKIAVLGLNPHAGENGLLGTEETEIVLPVIEQLKNKGNLVFGPFPADGFFGTRSYLKFDATLALYHDQGLIPFKTIAFERGVNFTAGLPIVRTSPDHGTAYDIAGQNKADETSFREALFAAVDILKARAEG
- a CDS encoding NAD(P)-dependent oxidoreductase — translated: MPTLPVSPFRCLVVDLMHESLMPMLQAMGVEVTYVPDIKKEEVPALLPQYHMLVVRSKMRITAELLTHAPNLQVLARAGAGVDNIDDGVLEARNITLINAPEGNRDAVGEHTLGLLLTLFRKINQGDRQIREGQWLREDNRGEELGGKTVGLIGYGHMGKAFARRLMGFDCEVLAYDRQPVENPFAHVRLTSLEEIQEKAQVLSLHIPYTKENHHFVDARLLASFAHPLWLLNTARGEVLDHEALVEAMKTGHVLGAALDVLENEKLKALTPPQQERLDYLLQHPRVILTPHIAGWTHESYVRINEVLVQKLQAYLASQEK
- a CDS encoding YceD family protein; amino-acid sequence: MKEIKKYDINLVKLGNKSHSYEFELDDRFFELFEQDLVLGGNLKAVVELHKSELLLQLYFHITGTVRLTCDRSLEEFEHPLEVEQTLLVRYGPEDQELDVNVLQIVPETQYINIAQHLYDYIGLALPMKKLHPRFVEEDQQLEDNPEAEGLLIYSTGAADEEEDDDEDGPVDPRFAALKKLK
- the plsX gene encoding phosphate acyltransferase PlsX; translation: MKIALDAMGGDFAPDAVVEGALLATKTLTDEVEIFLIGDEDQIHSLLQKHGYTGSRVKVVHASQVIGMGEHPTKALTQKPDSSIAVGYGMLATKKVDAFCSAGNTGAMLVGAVFSVKQVEGILRPALASFVPKVSGGMAIMLDVGAIADCKPEILEQFGEIGSICAQYLLDIKNPKVGLMNLGEEEGKGTMVTQPAYKLLKENKGINFIGNIEGRDLFNDKADVIVCDGFTGNVVLKLAESIYDILHEKKITDPFFDRFNYEAVGGSPILGVNGNAVIGHGVSSPTAICNMLHLANKMAETHMADKLRKYFSA
- the accB gene encoding acetyl-CoA carboxylase biotin carboxyl carrier protein, giving the protein MKAKEIQDLIDFIAKSGLNKVDIETEEFKISVQREATQKTKYVSESSQQQSAPAPAHHSAPAPLPVAAAPAAPAAPAADESSKYVTIKAPMIGTLYRSANPESPAFVNVGDEVKKGQVICIIEAMKLFNEIESEVSGKIVKVLVDNSSPVEYDQPLFLVDPS
- a CDS encoding leucyl aminopeptidase family protein, with translation MRTELTYAATLPANTSTAVLVAGREQIPGELFSLEEQEYITRQLDLKSTLVTINKFTHQLYVVATEPQRKETQTQEALRKAGNALHQRLAADKVDHVVLLDGADGESALYVAEGLILTNYSFQRYKTEKATPPGLKTVSITGAGISQTQVTELGNLLDAVCHTRDLINTPHNMQTAVMLSEQLGELLEGTGVKLEVLDLVQIQSLKMGGLLAVNQASDEAPTFNILEWKPEKPANSQPVVLVGKGVVYDTGGLSIKPTPNSMDFMKSDMSGAAAVAGTLYALAKNNIPLHVIGLIPATDNLISGKGFAPGDVITMHSGHTVEVLNTDAEGRLILADALHFAKRYNPALVIDIATLTGAAARAIGREGIAMMGTADDMLKTDLKLAGELAHERLVEFPLWDEYQEHLKSEIADLKNIGGAEAGAISAGKFLEFFTNYPWMHLDIAGTAYLLSPDSYRGKHATGSSVRLLYHFLSSQATA
- the rsmA gene encoding 16S rRNA (adenine(1518)-N(6)/adenine(1519)-N(6))-dimethyltransferase RsmA, which encodes MKPVQPKKHLGQHFLTDLNIAQQIVDALRLPNGVQDVLEVGPGMGVLTQYLVQHPEYKTTIVDIDRESIAWLNEHFPQLEGRVLLADFLKTDLKTLFAGPFAVIGNFPYNISSQILFKVLDHRDQVPEVVGMLQKEVAERIAAPHGSKTYGIMSVLLQAFYTIEYLFTVHEHVFNPPPKVKSAVIRLTRNEVTTLPCDEKLFFRVVKTSFATRRKTLRNCLKPFNLPVEVTQDVLFDKRAEQLSVNDFINLTLLIQQHAV
- the rpmF gene encoding 50S ribosomal protein L32, with the translated sequence MAHPKRKISKTRRDKRRTHDKITPKAISICPNTGEVHQYHRAYVVDGDLYHKGKVAIKNYTSVA
- a CDS encoding beta-ketoacyl-ACP synthase III produces the protein MSKITAAITGVSGYAPEYIMTNKELETMVETNDEWIVSRTGIKERRILKGEDQGTSAIAIPAVLDLLKKTNTRPEEVELLICATTTPDFVFPATANIICAEVGAVNAFGYDLQAACSGFLFALATGAQFIETGKYKKVIVVGADKMSAIVDYTDRATCIIFGDGGGAVMLEPNTEGLGVQDSILKSDGTGAQFLHMKAGGSRRPATAETLARREHYAFQEGQQVFKFAVKGMADVAAEVMERNHLTSEDIAWLVPHQANKRIIDATANRVGVGPEKVMINIQKYGNTTSGTIPLCLWEYENQLKKGDNVILAAFGGGFTWGAMYLKWAYDPK
- the efp gene encoding elongation factor P, yielding MATTADFRNGLCIEFNGDLWIITEFQHVKPGKGPAFVRTKLKNIKTGKVVDNTFTAGVKVTTARVEQRPHQFIFKDDYGYNFMDSNTFEQVTLEERMVPFADLMKEGQEVTILFHAETETPLTAELPTYVELTITYTEPGIKGDTATNASKPATVETGATISVPLFIGQDEKIKVDTRTYTYAERVK